A genomic window from Nocardioides jiangxiensis includes:
- the urtA gene encoding urea ABC transporter substrate-binding protein, translating to MFNSRNRTLSVTAAALATGLLLSSCGGATTKDAAPSAAPKSCVDTSGDTIKLGFLNSLTGGMAISEKTVSKTLHMAADEINASGGILGKKIVPIQEDGATDWPTFAEKEEKLLTKDCVAATFGGWTSSSRKAVKPVVEKYNGLFFYPVQYEGLESSKNIYYTGATTNQQIIPAMDFLKKQGVKTLFLAGSDYVFPRTANAIIKLYAKQLGIKIVGEEYVPLDKADWTTQVAKIVKAKPDFIFNTINGSSNVGFIKAYYDAGLSPKTTPIISVSIAEEEAPAMGHDVSGNYASWNYFQSLKTPTNPKFIADWKKYPGSSGVTSDPMEAAYDSLYLYKALVEKAGSFDVDKINAAAKANKITFNAPEGMITLDGDNHHIYKPGHIGRINKDNQFDIVWSSPEFIKPDPYLEGYDWFPAATRDALVKAAG from the coding sequence GTGTTCAATTCCCGCAACCGCACGCTGTCCGTGACGGCTGCCGCGCTCGCGACGGGTCTTCTCCTGTCCAGCTGCGGTGGCGCCACCACGAAGGACGCGGCTCCCTCCGCAGCTCCGAAGTCCTGTGTCGACACCTCGGGAGACACGATCAAGCTCGGCTTCCTCAACTCGCTCACCGGCGGCATGGCGATCTCGGAGAAGACCGTCTCCAAGACGCTGCACATGGCGGCCGACGAGATCAACGCCTCGGGCGGCATCCTGGGCAAGAAGATCGTCCCCATCCAGGAGGACGGAGCCACTGACTGGCCGACCTTCGCCGAGAAGGAGGAGAAGCTCCTCACCAAGGACTGCGTCGCGGCTACCTTCGGCGGCTGGACGTCCTCCTCCCGCAAGGCGGTCAAGCCGGTGGTCGAGAAGTACAACGGCCTCTTCTTCTACCCCGTCCAGTACGAGGGCCTGGAGTCGTCGAAGAACATCTACTACACCGGTGCCACCACCAACCAGCAGATCATCCCGGCGATGGACTTCCTCAAGAAGCAGGGCGTGAAGACCCTCTTCCTGGCCGGCTCCGACTACGTCTTCCCGCGCACCGCCAACGCGATCATCAAGCTGTACGCCAAGCAGCTCGGCATCAAGATCGTCGGCGAGGAGTACGTCCCGCTGGACAAGGCCGACTGGACGACGCAGGTCGCCAAGATCGTGAAGGCGAAGCCGGACTTCATCTTCAACACCATCAACGGCTCCTCCAACGTCGGCTTCATCAAGGCCTACTACGACGCGGGCCTGTCGCCGAAGACGACGCCGATCATCTCCGTCTCGATCGCCGAGGAGGAGGCCCCCGCCATGGGCCACGACGTCTCGGGCAACTACGCCTCGTGGAACTACTTCCAGTCGCTGAAGACCCCGACCAACCCGAAGTTCATCGCCGACTGGAAGAAGTACCCGGGCAGCTCCGGCGTCACCTCCGACCCGATGGAGGCGGCGTACGACTCGCTGTACCTCTACAAGGCGCTCGTGGAGAAGGCCGGCTCGTTCGACGTCGACAAGATCAACGCCGCCGCCAAGGCCAACAAGATCACCTTCAACGCACCCGAGGGCATGATCACGCTCGACGGCGACAACCACCACATCTACAAGCCCGGCCACATCGGCCGGATCAACAAGGACAACCAGTTCGACATCGTCTGGTCGTCGCCGGAGTTCATCAAGCCGGACCCGTACCTCGAGGGCTACGACTGGTTCCCGGCCGCGACGCGCGACGCGCTCGTCAAGGCAGCCGGCTGA
- the urtB gene encoding urea ABC transporter permease subunit UrtB has product MDSLIAPLLNGTADGALLLIAALGLALTFGQMGVINMAHGEFLLAGALTGYVIQQAISSTNGSILVALPVAFVVAGLLGVALEATVIRWMYDRPLDTLLATVGVAMILRQVVLDTFPSQGVGVVTPDWLDHQLDVFGYEWPLRQLFTIVLAAACLTALAALLKFTAFGRQIRATVQNRALAETLGVSTRQVDRITFFVGSGLAGVAGVAISLIAATDSTLGTKYIVSAFLVVVAGGLGQLKGTIIAAWVVGVSTAFFTQWTTGSIAQVIVFVLVVIFLQVRPQGLFTVRTRGLA; this is encoded by the coding sequence GTGGATTCCCTCATCGCTCCGCTCCTCAACGGCACCGCAGACGGTGCCCTCCTGCTCATCGCCGCGCTCGGCCTGGCGCTGACGTTCGGCCAGATGGGCGTCATCAACATGGCGCACGGCGAGTTCCTGCTCGCCGGGGCACTGACCGGCTACGTCATCCAGCAGGCGATCTCCAGCACCAACGGCTCGATCCTGGTGGCCCTGCCGGTCGCGTTCGTCGTCGCCGGCCTGCTGGGCGTCGCCCTCGAGGCGACCGTGATCCGCTGGATGTACGACCGTCCGCTCGACACGCTGCTCGCGACCGTCGGTGTCGCGATGATCCTGCGCCAGGTCGTGCTGGACACCTTCCCGAGCCAGGGCGTCGGCGTGGTCACCCCCGACTGGCTCGACCACCAGCTCGACGTCTTCGGCTACGAGTGGCCGCTCCGGCAGCTGTTCACGATCGTCCTGGCGGCCGCCTGCCTCACCGCCCTTGCAGCGCTGCTCAAGTTCACGGCGTTCGGTCGCCAGATCCGGGCGACGGTGCAGAACCGCGCGCTCGCGGAGACGCTCGGCGTCTCCACCCGCCAGGTGGACCGGATCACCTTCTTCGTGGGTTCCGGCCTCGCCGGCGTGGCCGGCGTCGCGATCTCCCTGATCGCCGCCACCGACTCGACGCTCGGCACCAAGTACATCGTCTCGGCGTTCCTGGTCGTGGTGGCCGGGGGTCTCGGCCAGCTCAAGGGCACCATCATCGCGGCCTGGGTGGTCGGCGTGTCGACGGCGTTCTTCACCCAGTGGACGACGGGCAGCATCGCGCAGGTGATCGTCTTCGTCCTCGTCGTGATCTTCCTTCAGGTCAGGCCGCAGGGCCTGTTCACGGTCCGCACCCGGGGGCTCGCATGA
- the urtC gene encoding urea ABC transporter permease subunit UrtC, giving the protein MTTRLKSLLPLVGIAALAIALLVVAPAVLSDLRLNNLAKYCCWAMVAVGIGLVWGRGGMLVMGQGVFFALGAYAMGMHMQLESVGEGGIPTFMILYDPLAPLPAFWEPFRSGAFTIAMIVVAPVVVASVLGFAIFKRRVKGAYFAILTQALAVALATLISGTIKYTGGDTGLSGFTSFFGYTLDDPLNRRLIFTITASLLVGCLVVAWQLYRSRFGELLVATRDAEERVRFLGYDPANVKLVAFVVAAVMASIGGAMFVPIAGIMAPKSMDAAASIFFIAGVALGGRAALFGPVLGALAVGYGQSTLSERWPGAWIYLLGLLFIVVTIALPGGIASLGSRGAAALARVRPPHRKAESA; this is encoded by the coding sequence ATGACCACCAGGCTCAAGTCACTCCTGCCGCTCGTCGGCATCGCTGCGCTGGCCATCGCGCTCCTGGTCGTGGCGCCCGCCGTCCTCAGCGACCTGCGCCTCAACAACCTCGCGAAGTACTGCTGCTGGGCGATGGTCGCCGTCGGCATCGGCCTGGTCTGGGGCCGCGGCGGGATGCTGGTGATGGGCCAGGGCGTGTTCTTCGCGCTCGGCGCCTACGCCATGGGCATGCACATGCAGCTCGAGTCCGTCGGCGAGGGTGGCATCCCGACGTTCATGATCCTCTACGACCCGCTCGCTCCCCTGCCGGCGTTCTGGGAGCCCTTCCGCAGTGGTGCGTTCACGATCGCAATGATCGTCGTGGCTCCGGTGGTGGTCGCCTCGGTGCTCGGCTTCGCCATCTTCAAGCGCCGGGTCAAGGGTGCCTACTTCGCGATCCTGACCCAGGCACTCGCGGTCGCGCTGGCGACCCTGATCAGCGGCACCATCAAGTACACCGGTGGCGACACGGGCCTCTCCGGGTTCACCTCGTTCTTCGGGTACACCCTCGACGACCCGCTCAACCGCCGGCTGATCTTCACCATCACGGCCTCGCTGCTCGTCGGCTGCCTCGTCGTGGCCTGGCAGCTCTACCGCAGCCGCTTCGGGGAGCTGCTGGTCGCCACCCGCGACGCGGAGGAACGGGTCCGCTTCCTGGGCTACGACCCAGCCAACGTCAAGCTGGTCGCCTTCGTGGTGGCCGCCGTGATGGCCAGCATCGGCGGTGCGATGTTCGTGCCGATCGCGGGCATCATGGCGCCGAAGTCGATGGACGCGGCAGCGTCGATCTTCTTCATCGCCGGTGTCGCCCTGGGTGGGCGTGCGGCGCTCTTCGGCCCGGTGCTCGGGGCCCTCGCCGTCGGCTACGGGCAGTCCACGCTCTCCGAGCGGTGGCCCGGCGCGTGGATCTACCTGCTCGGACTGCTCTTCATCGTGGTCACCATCGCCCTCCCCGGCGGCATCGCCTCGCTCGGCAGCCGGGGAGCTGCCGCCCTGGCCCGCGTGCGTCCCCCTCACCGGAAGGCGGAATCGGCATGA
- the urtD gene encoding urea ABC transporter ATP-binding protein UrtD, with product MTDRHLHPEALLVRDLSVAFDGFKAVSGVDITFAPGELHFLIGPNGAGKTTLVDALTGLVKGTGSASYGGKELLGMRSHKIVRAGIGRTFQTATVFEQLSVLQNLDIAAGLHRPAWKLAFARHGVPAKVEEALETIGLSDLRHRPAGVLAHGQKQWLEIGMLLVQDARVMFLDETVAGMSAEERAGTGDLLRRIGGDRTIVVIEHDMDFVRTYADLVTVMHAGKVLAEGTVAEIQANEAVQEVYLGRTAKGQVHA from the coding sequence ATGACCGATCGTCACCTGCATCCTGAGGCCCTGCTCGTCCGGGACCTCAGCGTCGCCTTCGACGGCTTCAAGGCCGTCTCCGGCGTCGACATCACGTTCGCTCCGGGCGAGCTGCACTTCCTGATCGGCCCCAACGGCGCGGGCAAGACGACGCTGGTCGACGCCCTGACCGGCCTGGTGAAGGGCACCGGCTCGGCGTCGTACGGCGGGAAGGAGCTGCTCGGCATGCGGTCGCACAAGATCGTCCGCGCAGGCATCGGGCGGACCTTCCAGACCGCCACGGTCTTCGAGCAGCTGTCCGTGCTGCAGAACCTCGACATCGCAGCGGGCCTGCACCGACCCGCGTGGAAGCTCGCGTTCGCCCGACACGGCGTTCCGGCGAAGGTCGAGGAGGCGCTCGAGACCATCGGCCTCTCCGACCTGCGCCACCGGCCCGCGGGCGTGCTCGCCCACGGCCAGAAGCAGTGGCTCGAGATCGGCATGCTGCTCGTCCAGGACGCGCGCGTGATGTTCCTCGACGAGACGGTCGCGGGCATGAGCGCGGAGGAGCGTGCCGGTACCGGCGACCTGCTGAGGCGGATCGGGGGCGACCGGACCATCGTCGTCATCGAGCACGACATGGACTTCGTGCGCACGTACGCCGACCTGGTCACCGTCATGCACGCCGGCAAGGTGCTCGCCGAGGGCACCGTCGCCGAGATCCAGGCCAACGAGGCCGTCCAGGAGGTCTATCTGGGCCGGACGGCGAAGGGACAGGTCCATGCTTGA
- a CDS encoding ATP-binding cassette domain-containing protein, which translates to MLELKSVTAGYGRTMVLDDVSISIPTGQAAAIMGHNGAGKTTLLRVACGLLPVKRGQVLLDGEDVTRLRPSARVRRGLGYVPQGQLCFPQMTTLENLHLVSTERAAVDGVLDTFPALRAQLGRRAGLLSGGQRQQLAIARTLLTQPRLLILDEPTEGIQPNVVEEIEQVITRLAERGDLSVLLVEQHVGFALRVTDRYYVLESGRITSTGDGGDGAEGAVRAAMAV; encoded by the coding sequence ATGCTTGAGCTGAAGTCGGTGACGGCCGGCTACGGGCGCACCATGGTGCTCGACGACGTGAGCATCAGCATCCCCACCGGCCAGGCCGCTGCGATCATGGGCCACAACGGCGCCGGCAAGACCACGCTCCTCCGGGTCGCCTGCGGCCTGCTCCCGGTGAAGCGGGGCCAGGTGCTGCTGGACGGCGAGGACGTGACGAGGCTCCGGCCGAGCGCCCGGGTGCGGCGCGGTCTGGGCTACGTCCCGCAGGGTCAGCTCTGCTTCCCGCAGATGACGACTCTCGAGAACCTGCACCTCGTCAGCACCGAGCGGGCGGCGGTGGACGGCGTCCTCGACACGTTCCCCGCGCTGCGCGCGCAGCTGGGGAGGCGTGCTGGGCTGCTCTCGGGCGGCCAGCGCCAGCAGCTCGCGATCGCGCGCACCCTCCTGACGCAGCCGCGGCTGCTGATCCTCGACGAGCCGACCGAGGGGATCCAGCCCAACGTCGTCGAGGAGATCGAGCAGGTGATCACGCGCCTCGCCGAGCGCGGTGACCTGTCGGTGCTGCTCGTGGAGCAGCACGTCGGGTTCGCGCTTCGCGTGACCGACCGCTACTACGTGCTCGAGTCCGGCCGGATCACCTCGACCGGCGACGGCGGTGACGGCGCCGAGGGTGCCGTCCGGGCAGCGATGGCGGTCTGA
- a CDS encoding urease subunit gamma, producing MHLTQSDTEKLLLSVAGMVARDRLARGVRLNYPEAVAYLSTWVIERARDGLKVSDLMVLGREVLTRDQVMPEVASMLRDVQVEATFPDGRKLVTIHQPIA from the coding sequence ATGCACCTCACGCAGAGTGACACCGAGAAGCTGCTCCTCTCCGTCGCGGGCATGGTGGCCCGCGACCGGCTGGCGCGCGGTGTACGGCTCAACTACCCCGAAGCGGTGGCCTACCTGTCCACGTGGGTGATCGAGCGGGCGCGTGACGGCCTCAAGGTCTCGGACCTCATGGTCCTCGGACGCGAGGTCCTCACCCGTGACCAGGTGATGCCCGAGGTCGCGTCGATGCTGCGCGACGTCCAGGTGGAGGCCACGTTCCCGGACGGCCGCAAGCTCGTCACGATCCACCAGCCGATCGCCTAG
- the ureB gene encoding urease subunit beta, with the protein MAISTTGPGSFRVTDGTLELNAGRLRRTLVVLNTGDRPIQVGSHLHLPDANSALDFDREAARGFRLDIPSGTSRRFEPGASREVDIVALGGPGLVPGIQIKES; encoded by the coding sequence ATGGCCATCTCCACGACCGGACCCGGCTCCTTCCGGGTCACCGACGGCACCCTCGAGCTGAACGCCGGGCGGCTGCGCCGCACGCTCGTCGTGCTGAACACCGGCGACCGCCCGATCCAGGTCGGCTCGCACCTGCACCTCCCCGATGCGAACAGCGCGCTGGACTTCGACCGTGAGGCCGCCCGCGGCTTCCGGCTCGACATCCCCTCCGGGACCTCACGCCGGTTCGAGCCCGGTGCGTCACGCGAGGTCGACATCGTCGCCCTGGGCGGTCCCGGCCTCGTTCCCGGCATCCAGATCAAGGAGTCCTGA
- a CDS encoding urease subunit alpha: protein MVFVTREQYAALYGPTVGDQVRLGDTDLWIEVERDLTFGGDEAVFGGGKSIRESMAQGTTTRAEGAPDTVITNALVLDHTGVFKADVGIRDGRIVALGRAGNPDISDGVHPLLRIGPSTDVISGEGRILTAGAIDVHVHFLSRSQLMEALATGITTVGGGGTGPSEGSKATTVTPGAWHLQSVHRALDSLPLNVLLMGKGNTVSAAGLAEQALAGAAAYKVHEDWGSTPAAIDAALRAADEHGLQVALHSDSLNEAGYLESTVRAIGGRSIHAFHAEGAGGGHAPDILEVASLPHVIPGSTNPTLPHTVNTVAEHLDMLMVCHHLNPRVPEDLAFAESRIRATTIAAEDLLHDMGALSITSSDAQAMGRIGEVVCRTWQVAHAMKNRLGPIGGVADNLRATRYVAKYTINPAIAHGIADEVGSVETGKLADLVLWDPRFFGIRPEVVIKGGMLVWGALGDPNASIPTPQPQLMRHTLVDPADGAGADHAVTFVAPSAIEDGLAERLGLRRRLVGVAPTRDIGKADMVHNDALPRIEVDPETFAISIDGQRVVPLPAERLPLAQLYTMF from the coding sequence GTGGTCTTCGTGACGCGCGAGCAGTACGCCGCGCTCTACGGCCCGACCGTCGGCGACCAGGTCCGCCTCGGCGACACCGACCTGTGGATCGAGGTGGAGCGGGACCTGACGTTCGGCGGCGACGAGGCGGTCTTCGGCGGCGGGAAGTCGATCCGGGAGTCGATGGCACAGGGCACGACCACGCGCGCCGAGGGTGCTCCGGACACGGTGATCACCAACGCGCTCGTGCTCGACCACACCGGCGTGTTCAAGGCCGACGTCGGCATCCGCGACGGGCGCATCGTCGCCCTGGGCCGCGCCGGCAACCCCGACATCAGCGACGGCGTGCACCCGCTGCTCCGGATCGGTCCGTCGACCGACGTGATCTCCGGCGAGGGCCGGATCCTCACCGCCGGTGCGATCGACGTGCACGTGCACTTCCTCTCGCGTTCTCAGCTGATGGAGGCACTCGCGACCGGCATCACGACGGTCGGAGGCGGTGGCACCGGACCCTCCGAGGGATCGAAGGCCACCACCGTGACGCCGGGTGCGTGGCACCTGCAGTCCGTGCACCGCGCGCTGGACTCGCTGCCGCTCAACGTCCTGCTGATGGGCAAGGGCAACACGGTCTCCGCGGCCGGCCTCGCCGAGCAGGCGCTGGCGGGAGCTGCGGCGTACAAGGTGCACGAGGACTGGGGCTCGACGCCCGCGGCGATCGACGCGGCCCTGCGGGCTGCCGACGAGCACGGCCTCCAGGTCGCGCTCCACTCCGACAGCCTCAACGAGGCGGGCTACCTCGAGTCGACGGTGCGTGCGATCGGCGGGCGCTCCATCCACGCCTTCCACGCGGAAGGTGCCGGAGGCGGACACGCCCCGGACATCCTCGAGGTCGCGTCGCTCCCGCACGTCATCCCGGGCTCGACCAACCCGACGCTGCCCCACACCGTCAACACCGTGGCCGAGCACCTCGACATGCTGATGGTTTGCCACCACCTCAACCCCCGTGTCCCGGAGGACCTCGCCTTCGCCGAGTCGCGGATCCGGGCGACGACGATCGCGGCCGAGGACCTGCTGCACGACATGGGCGCCCTCTCGATCACCTCCTCCGACGCGCAGGCCATGGGGCGTATCGGCGAGGTGGTCTGCCGGACCTGGCAGGTCGCGCATGCCATGAAGAACCGGCTCGGCCCGATCGGCGGTGTCGCCGACAACCTCCGCGCCACGCGCTACGTCGCCAAGTACACGATCAACCCGGCCATCGCCCACGGCATCGCCGACGAGGTCGGCTCGGTGGAGACCGGCAAGCTGGCCGACCTCGTGCTGTGGGACCCGCGCTTCTTCGGGATCCGTCCGGAGGTCGTGATCAAGGGCGGCATGCTGGTCTGGGGCGCACTCGGCGACCCGAACGCGTCCATCCCGACCCCGCAGCCCCAGCTGATGCGGCACACGCTCGTGGATCCCGCCGACGGAGCGGGGGCCGACCACGCCGTCACCTTCGTCGCGCCGTCCGCGATCGAGGACGGCCTGGCCGAGCGGCTCGGACTGCGCCGGCGCCTGGTCGGGGTGGCGCCGACCCGCGACATCGGCAAGGCCGACATGGTGCACAACGACGCGCTGCCGCGGATCGAGGTCGACCCGGAGACGTTCGCGATCTCCATCGACGGCCAGCGCGTGGTGCCCCTGCCCGCCGAGCGGCTGCCGCTGGCGCAGCTCTACACGATGTTCTGA
- a CDS encoding urease accessory protein UreF, translated as MTSPATASDLVLMLLADARLPVAGHTQSAGLEPAVADGLRDVPGYIRTRLHTVTRVDAASAVVALHRLRQGMALDEVETAWAARTPSAAMRRTSRGQGKALLRLARRLWPDAAVIGTVASLDAPSRPLVLAACAAVTGLAPRSLARLVGYDDVQTVGSAALKLLPLDPADVACWVYDALPDVEAMADAVAALLDPHEIPAAGAPQLEAWAEAHARTTRRLFSA; from the coding sequence ATGACGTCTCCCGCCACCGCCAGCGACCTCGTGCTGATGCTGCTCGCCGACGCGCGCCTGCCGGTCGCCGGCCACACCCAGTCCGCAGGGCTGGAGCCGGCGGTGGCAGACGGGCTGCGCGACGTCCCCGGGTACATCAGGACGCGGCTGCACACCGTGACCAGGGTCGATGCGGCCTCGGCCGTCGTCGCGCTCCACCGCCTGCGCCAGGGCATGGCACTGGACGAGGTCGAGACGGCCTGGGCCGCCCGCACGCCGAGCGCGGCGATGCGCCGTACCTCGCGGGGCCAGGGGAAGGCCCTGCTCCGCCTGGCCCGGCGTCTCTGGCCCGATGCCGCCGTGATCGGCACGGTCGCGTCCCTGGACGCGCCGTCGCGTCCCCTCGTGCTGGCCGCCTGCGCGGCCGTCACGGGTCTCGCGCCGCGCTCGCTGGCCCGCCTCGTCGGCTACGACGACGTCCAGACCGTCGGGTCCGCCGCACTCAAGCTGCTGCCGCTCGATCCGGCCGACGTCGCCTGCTGGGTGTACGACGCCCTGCCGGACGTGGAGGCGATGGCCGACGCGGTGGCCGCGCTGCTCGACCCCCACGAGATCCCCGCTGCGGGGGCCCCGCAGCTCGAGGCATGGGCCGAGGCCCACGCCCGCACCACGAGGAGACTGTTCAGTGCGTGA
- the ureG gene encoding urease accessory protein UreG — MRDDFAPTFACDSRALRLGVCGPVGTGKSSLIALLCRELAGSLQLAVVTNDIYTDEDARMLRAAGVLDPDRIRAVETGACPHTAIRDDITANLIAVEELEADYVDLDVVLIESGGDNLTATFSPALVDVQVFVLDIAGGGDVARKGGPGIERADLLIVNKTDLAPHVGVDRDRMVADASAARDGRPVIALARTDPDAIAELTAWVRHQLQHHREGLLVPQDPGPMAAHSHGDHVHVH, encoded by the coding sequence GTGCGTGATGACTTCGCCCCCACCTTCGCCTGCGACTCCCGGGCCCTGCGGCTCGGCGTCTGCGGCCCCGTCGGCACCGGCAAGAGCAGCCTCATCGCCCTGCTGTGCCGGGAGCTCGCCGGGTCGCTGCAGCTGGCCGTGGTCACCAACGACATCTACACCGACGAGGACGCACGCATGCTGCGGGCCGCCGGTGTGCTCGATCCGGACCGGATCCGGGCCGTGGAGACCGGCGCCTGTCCGCACACCGCGATCCGTGACGACATCACCGCCAACCTGATCGCGGTGGAGGAGCTCGAGGCGGACTACGTCGACCTCGACGTGGTGCTGATCGAGTCCGGGGGCGACAACCTGACGGCCACGTTCTCACCGGCGCTGGTCGACGTGCAGGTCTTCGTCCTCGACATCGCCGGCGGCGGCGACGTGGCACGCAAGGGTGGGCCCGGCATCGAGCGCGCGGACCTGCTCATCGTGAACAAGACCGACCTGGCGCCCCACGTGGGCGTGGACCGTGACCGGATGGTCGCCGATGCCAGCGCGGCCCGCGACGGCCGACCGGTCATCGCCCTCGCGCGGACCGACCCGGACGCGATCGCCGAGCTGACGGCGTGGGTCCGGCACCAGCTCCAGCATCACCGGGAGGGTCTGCTGGTCCCGCAGGACCCGGGGCCGATGGCAGCCCACAGCCATGGTGACCATGTCCACGTCCACTGA
- a CDS encoding urease accessory protein UreD, whose product MSTSTEVASSTTVRVELAGDRVRVHLACDAPVGAPQVRPLLLGSDARSARVALVPDGALLLAEDHVRISVEVGPGAALELVEPGGTVAYDMGGGWARWDVSVAVGADASLIWHGEPFVVSGGAGVRRTTRAVVHERAQVAVREVLVLGRHGEASGRLVQTVVCDDPAGRPLLVEGLDVDARRAAALLGGNAVMVSAVVLGAHSCDAGPATVRYDLEAGGHLYRACAGSVHEAIDHALWDQVVRAIRSRTSNSMPTASAR is encoded by the coding sequence ATGTCCACGTCCACTGAGGTCGCGAGCAGCACCACCGTCCGCGTGGAGCTCGCCGGCGACCGGGTGCGGGTCCACCTTGCCTGCGACGCGCCCGTCGGCGCGCCCCAGGTGCGGCCCCTGCTCCTCGGCAGCGACGCCCGGTCCGCGCGCGTGGCACTGGTCCCCGACGGTGCGCTTCTCCTGGCCGAGGACCACGTGAGGATCTCCGTGGAGGTGGGGCCCGGGGCCGCGCTGGAGCTCGTGGAGCCAGGCGGCACCGTGGCCTATGACATGGGCGGCGGATGGGCTCGCTGGGATGTCTCCGTGGCGGTCGGAGCCGACGCCTCCCTGATCTGGCACGGCGAACCGTTCGTGGTCAGCGGCGGCGCGGGGGTCCGTCGTACGACGCGGGCGGTCGTCCACGAGCGGGCGCAGGTCGCCGTGAGGGAGGTCCTCGTCCTTGGCCGCCACGGCGAGGCGTCCGGGCGGCTGGTCCAGACAGTCGTCTGCGACGATCCGGCCGGCAGGCCCCTACTCGTGGAGGGGCTCGACGTCGATGCCCGGCGTGCAGCGGCACTCCTCGGCGGGAACGCCGTGATGGTGTCGGCCGTCGTGCTCGGCGCTCACTCGTGCGATGCCGGGCCCGCGACGGTGCGCTACGACCTGGAGGCCGGCGGCCACCTGTACCGCGCCTGCGCGGGCTCCGTGCACGAGGCGATCGACCACGCGCTCTGGGATCAGGTCGTGCGCGCGATCCGCTCGCGGACCTCGAACTCCATGCCCACGGCCTCGGCGAGGTAG
- a CDS encoding substrate-binding domain-containing protein encodes MTAEASRATQRNATLPIAFVVPLQGPTGIYGPSCLAAGQLAVEQLNAARGILGREVELTIVDGGRDPEVVASEVASLVQRGAVEAVAGWHISAVRQAITRRIGGQVVYAYAAMHEGRDDTPGVFMLGERPINQLLPAAHWMREQLGTGQWAVIGNDYVFPRVTGATARLALDGGPSAIVSETYVPLGTRDFRQVLRELEGSAVDGVMMLLMGQDAVHFNRQFARAGLDDRLHRLSPAVEENTLLAGGADSHRGLFAAAAYFDGHPTAAGSNLASAYYARFGRWAPVLNAVGESCYEAIHFLERVADVCGSLDVRAVEALQTGHAYASPRGLLRLDGNLVDQDVYLAEAVGMEFEVRERIARTT; translated from the coding sequence ATGACGGCAGAGGCATCGCGCGCGACGCAGCGCAACGCGACGCTGCCGATCGCCTTCGTGGTGCCTCTCCAGGGGCCCACGGGCATCTACGGTCCCTCCTGTCTCGCGGCGGGCCAGCTCGCGGTCGAGCAGCTCAACGCCGCACGGGGCATCCTCGGGCGCGAGGTCGAGCTCACCATCGTCGACGGCGGCCGGGATCCCGAGGTCGTCGCCTCCGAGGTGGCATCGCTGGTCCAGCGGGGCGCCGTGGAGGCGGTCGCGGGCTGGCACATCTCGGCGGTGCGCCAGGCGATCACGCGGCGCATCGGTGGCCAGGTCGTCTACGCGTACGCCGCCATGCACGAGGGCCGCGACGACACCCCCGGCGTCTTCATGCTCGGCGAGCGCCCGATCAACCAGCTGCTGCCTGCCGCGCACTGGATGCGCGAGCAGCTCGGCACCGGCCAGTGGGCGGTCATCGGCAACGACTACGTGTTCCCGCGGGTCACCGGAGCCACCGCTCGCCTCGCCCTCGACGGGGGCCCGTCCGCGATCGTCAGCGAGACCTACGTGCCACTCGGCACGCGTGACTTCCGGCAGGTGCTCCGCGAGCTGGAGGGCAGCGCGGTCGACGGCGTCATGATGCTGCTGATGGGACAGGACGCGGTCCACTTCAACCGGCAGTTCGCCCGCGCGGGCCTCGATGACCGGCTCCATCGGCTGAGCCCGGCCGTCGAGGAGAACACCCTGCTCGCCGGGGGCGCCGACTCGCACCGGGGGCTCTTCGCCGCGGCCGCCTACTTCGACGGTCACCCGACGGCCGCCGGGTCCAACCTGGCCTCGGCGTACTACGCACGGTTCGGCCGCTGGGCGCCGGTGCTCAACGCGGTCGGTGAGTCCTGCTACGAGGCGATCCACTTCCTCGAGCGGGTAGCCGACGTGTGCGGCAGCCTCGACGTGCGCGCAGTCGAGGCGCTCCAGACCGGCCACGCCTACGCCAGTCCGCGTGGCCTGCTCCGCCTCGACGGCAACCTCGTGGACCAGGATGTCTACCTCGCCGAGGCCGTGGGCATGGAGTTCGAGGTCCGCGAGCGGATCGCGCGCACGACCTGA